DNA from Gambusia affinis linkage group LG06, SWU_Gaff_1.0, whole genome shotgun sequence:
atattgtttttaagtgcaagaaaaaacatttcatcccTGAGCCCATAAATTAGAGGACTCAGACATCTCGGTGCCAGACTGAATAATAAGTAGTTACAGTATCGGATGTccatgaacaaattaaaatcagctttaAGCGCAGCAGCTTCAGTGAACGGGCTCCACAGCTGGATgaggcagagcagcagctggaaggtGTGAAGAATCACCGTTCTCATTCCTTTCTTTGTCGACTGTTTATTCTCTCCAGATGCAGCTTTGGCCACTTTGACAATCTGAATATAGCAGAAAACTATGATGATGCACatgatcaaaaaataaaactgacttatGGCAGACCAAAAGTGTCGTTGCCACGGTTGTAAAAGGAACATCTCCACTGAACACAACGCCCTTTGTTGGTAGAGTTCCAAAGAAGCTGTTGCAAAGAATATGGAGAGAATCAGTAAACAGGGAACGGAGCTGATACCGTGAATGACGAGGATGCAGTGCATTGACCTGCGTGTGGAGCAGAGCTCCGCGTGCCGCAGTGGCAGGCAAATGGCCACATAACGCTCCAGAGTCATAGCTGTCAGAGTCACAGGTGTGGCCATAAAATAGAGCAACGTGACAATGGAAATGACGGTACACAACCACACCTGTATGGTGAACTGAAGAAAATTTACAACCACCATAAGATTAGAAAGTACAAGTACAAAACTGTCCGACAtcaacatcacagcaaataaaatatagcGAGCGCTGGTGTGGAAGCACTCCTTCTTGAAAAACGTCACAATGAGCAACATGTTGATGCACAGAAAAATAACCACCAAAATCTGAATGAGCAAAACACGGAAGCTTATCTGTTGCTGGATAGAGCCAACAGCAACAGAGCTGTTATtagacattttccttttaaagaaaTAGAGAATTGTTCAAATGATGCAACAACTCATTTGTTGCATTATGTTTAAATAGTActacaaaaaacaatattccttaaaaacatacaaaatcaAAGTCCAACCAAAATACTAAGATGAAATGCAGCAATTCACAAGCCTCTGATTCTGCTCTAAGGCAAATAGTTGTAAACAGCCTGTTCACAAAGACCTCCTTGCATGAAGGCTTTAAATACAAGACATCCAAGAGCAATATCTAATGAAAGTTAGCTCTGTGGTGTCGTCATCGCCACTTGCTGTTTGTGCACCTCAGTTGTTCTCAAGAGGgaacaggagaaaagaaaattaaatcagcacatttatttcaaatttgatTGTAAGAAAATACCGTAAAAAACgacttttgatattttttttaattaaaaaaatgtgtattagtgattttttaaaaagaacaaatcaagTAGATACCAGTTTGGTCAGATAGGGTTTGTCTGACCAAACTGTTACACAGACAAACCTGTTTGTGTAACAGTTTGGTCAGTAAGTATTATAATATACGTAATATTTcaacagagcagaggaaatctcatgttttttgaacaataacaatatttgttgttaagctgttgctaagagatgacagcgttttctggtaaccaagggccacaatgtaaacattacatattttagtttttcaaagattACCAAGTCTAAATTTTTtctctaagcatataagcagtatttaaaaagaacttatattttataaacaataatataacttactAATTTGatgttaagagatgagcgttttttctatttctggtaataaactgccacgaagtatgaatcagatttttacttttatgttcaatttttgtttaatagtATATCTACCGtcattgataaaaaataaacaaactaacttttcaataaaattcagcaaagtgacgattcttaagtattataatATACGTAGTTGTTGTGTTCCGGGGTTCCTTGTTTTCCTTGAGAGTCTAGGTTCTGCTACTCACCATCTCGCCACCAGATAGCACCAAACTCACCCCTCTCTGGAGTGGTGTGTCGTCATCCTGCACACCTGAGATCAATCTACTCGTCAGGCAAGGTGTACAAGAGGAGCTGACTACCACCACTCTGATGCCTGAGTGTTAGCCATCCACGGTTGTTTGCCCTGAGAAGTCCTGGACTCTCCCGGCTACCTCCTCTGTTGATCGCAAGTCCCTCCTGGATCCCCCCACTGGCAGTCGACCCGCTTCCCTGTTTCCGTTCGGCCTGAATCTACCCGtctgccccccccccccgacGCCTTCCTTCGCTACCGTCTGGATTTCTGTGGCTAAGCGCAGTTCCCCCCAGGACCACAAGAAACTAGGACCCCGAACCCTGCAGTTACCCTCCTAATACAAGAAACGCCTGCTCACAAGTAAGATTGTTCCAATTCTTCGCCAGCAATTCGATTTCCCACACCCTGTGAACTCACCATCATCTTGCCGTTCCTTCGTAGCGTGCTGATACTCCGAGAGCCCTTCCCCCCCCTGGACAAGACCCGCCATTTCCGCTTCATTCTCTAGAGCTGTTCAAATAAACTCATTCATATCTATTATTGCTCTCCTGAgtcgtgttctgcatgtgggctagAAATATAGACCCCAATATGACAGAACACTCAGGCCAACAGACAAGTCCAGCAGACGCGATCAGGAGAACGTTATCCGAGCAGCACAACCTGCTCCAATCACACGAAGCAGCATTAAGAGAACTTAGCGCCCGACAAGCCGAGACTAACAAGCAGTTAGCTGAAATTGTTAATTATCTCAAACCTTCCGTTTCTCAGGAGGCTCCGTCAGACCCAGCTCCAGTTCCGGCTCCGGTCCAGCCCACGCTTCCGAGGTTCACCACCACTGCCTGAGAGATTTTCTGGAGACCAGAGTCAATGTAAAGGTTTTTTGATGCAATGTTCTATAATTTTCAATCACTCCCCTCAGAGTTTCCTTCAAGATGGTTCTAAAATCGCTTATGTTTTGTCCTTGTTATCCGGGCGGGCCTTAGATTGGGCCCAGGCCCGATTTCCGTCACCCTCAAATTATAACTGCTCGTTTGATGAGTTTTTGAAAGAGTTCCGACAGGTTTTCAATCAAGACGCTGATAAGTCTTTCAACTCGCGCCAGCTCATGGGGATTAAACAGGGCCAACGACAGTAGCAGATTTTGCTATAGACTTCAGAATAAGAGCAGCAGCAACTAATTGGAATGCAGCTGCATTGAAGAGCGATTATTTCAACGCACTTAACGAAGGTTTAAAAGATGAACTGGCTGTCCTAGATGAACCAGAGACTTTGGAAGAACTAATCAGCCTAACTATCCGACTTGATAAGGATCCGGTCCCGTAATAGGGCGAGGAGACAGAGAGACCCACCAGTTCTGTTTCAGGGAGGCATGCCAGCGATTGCTCCACCACAGGCTTCTCAGGACCCTGAACCCATGCAGGTGGGTCGGACACATCTCTCTCCTGAGGAGCGTCAGAGACGAATCTCCTCTCGCCTCTGTCTGTATTGTGGCTCCCCAGGACATTTCCTGCCCAATGTCCAGTCCGGTTAAACTCCCGGGTCCGCCAGTAGAAGTGAGGGAGCTGGCGGACCACCTACAGAGAAAAGATTCTCCTCGCCTGTCACTACCTGCCACCTTGATCTGTAAAAATCAGTCATTCTCATTGTCCGCTCTGGTTGACTCAGGTTGTGAGCAAAATCTGATAGATAGTATGTTAGTTCAACAAATGTCTATTGAAACCGAGCCACTCTCAATCCCTCTTCGAGTCACTGCCATTGATGGAAACACTTTACCCCAAATAACTCATCAGACCAGACCATTACACCTAATCATTTCTGGAAATCATAGTGAACtcacctcttttttt
Protein-coding regions in this window:
- the LOC122832357 gene encoding odorant receptor 131-2-like, whose translation is MSNNSSVAVGSIQQQISFRVLLIQILVVIFLCINMLLIVTFFKKECFHTSARYILFAVMLMSDSFVLVLSNLMVVVNFLQFTIQVWLCTVISIVTLLYFMATPVTLTAMTLERYVAICLPLRHAELCSTRRSMHCILVIHGISSVPCLLILSIFFATASLELYQQRALCSVEMFLLQPWQRHFWSAISQFYFLIMCIIIVFCYIQIVKVAKAASGENKQSTKKGMRTVILHTFQLLLCLIQLWSPFTEAAALKADFNLFMDIRYCNYLLFSLAPRCLSPLIYGLRDEMFFLALKNNICLRFDKRYTF